DNA from Physeter macrocephalus isolate SW-GA unplaced genomic scaffold, ASM283717v5 random_712, whole genome shotgun sequence:
TCCTCACTCAGGGGGACCCCAGAACCGGAAGGTGCTATCTGGGCCCCAGGCCCACCCTGAGCTGGCCCAAGCTCCAAGGGGGACAAAGACAGAATGCAGGAAGTGGGTGTGGGATACAACGTGAGGGAAGGGCTGGAAAGGGTACCCCTCGCCCTACAGAGAGCGCAAACTTCTAGAGCTGAGACATGGGccacggggggaggggggaggggggagaggggaaagtgggggcCTGAGGCAGCTTAGAGGAGCAGGAGGGGCGAGGCTGAGAGACCCACACGGCACACGTTGTTGAATgtgtgactttttgttttttaatagaaaaaataaacaaaatcacaaTGATGAAGCCCAGAGGGATGGGGGCCAGGGCGTCAGAGGGCAGGTTCCTGCTCCATGGGCTCCTCTGCCGGCCTGTGGGCACAAGCACAGGGAAGGGCACTGAAGCAATGTGGGATGGCGGGGAGCGGtctgggagagggcagggaggtggggggcaccTCACCTGGGGCTGTGCTCCCGGCCTGCAGCAGCCTGGGCCTGCTCGGCCCCCACCGACAGCAAGGCCATGGCGCTCACAGTCTCAGCCTCCTCTGTCTCACCTGCCTGGGCCTCCCGCAGGGAACGGCCTAGACCCGCAGCGAACCTCTGCACACAGCTCCAGTGTTTGCCTGTGGATGAGGGATGGGCCGGGGGTCAGGGAGAGCCAGAAACCCCCAAACGTACggacacccccagccccagccctggcgTCACGCGAGCTCCGCCCCCTTGGCAAGCTGGGCCCCGAGTCCCTCTGCCTGTGCCCACGCACTCTGGATCTCGATGACTTTCTCTAGCGTGGCCACTGCGTTGACGCTGGGCTTTTGTTGCAAGACTGCCTCGTCCAAGGGCTGCAGCTggcaggggaaggaagagaagacttAAGAGTGGCTGCCCCTCTAACCATCCCGCCGTTCGGCCCCATGACAGGGGCAAGCATAGCCTTTCTGGGGAAACCTCTATTTAGaaagccttccctggccaccaCCTGTCCTCAGGAATCAGGAAAACCTCCCCAAGGGCCCTCGGTGCTGCCTGACCCAGGAAAGGGACCCCCCCTCGCTGGCCCCTTACCCCCTGGCCTACTGGCCCACCTCCCCCAGTCCCGCTGGGCACCCCTCACCTCCACGCTGAGCAGAGCGGAGACACAGGCCTCAGAGGCATCACAGATGGCGGTCAAGTCATGGCCTCCCTCGAGGGCCAGCACCACCCGGCCCCCTGCCAGCGTCATCAGCTGCCTGGTCAAGTGGCCAAAACCTTTAGGGACGGgtgaagggaggaagaggaaacgGTTAAAGAAGAAACTCAATtcaagagaaagtaagaaaggagagaaaaagaaacacaagagatgggACAAACAACACAAAAGAAGATGGTGGATTTAAACCCAAATAGACATCCATAAGAGAATTCagtgtcaatggactaaatgcgcCCTAAAAGACAAAACATAAGAGGCTAAAAAGAGCCAATTACGCATCTCCTAAGGAGCACTATGAAAAACCACCACTGAAGCACGAGGGATCAGCGAGCTCCATCCCGACAGCTCCCGGAGGAGATGAGATACTCCTCCCCCACCTGCTTGCCCCTCACGGCCAGGGTTGGCAGGGGGAGGGCGGGAGGACGCTGCCAGGGTGATTCCAAGTCTTAGACCTGCCTTCAACCCTCCTCCCAACCTCCCGCTCGACCCCACCTTCACCGCTCCATAGCCTCCCTCGATCCCCCCACAGGCTCACATCTGGCGGTGACAGAGTAGCCACCCAGCGGAGACAGGTGTCCCTCAACAGCATCAAACCCGGCGGAGACCAGGACCACGTCAGGTGAGAACTCGTGGGCGATAGGCATCACCACCGTCCTGCAAAGGGAGGGCCCACGCTGACCCTGGCAGGTGGCTCGGCCAGGCCTCACCCGGCTCTGCCCCCCACGGCGCCGACCCCCTCCACCCACGCGGAACTGAGTGCCTTCTGCCCCTCCCACGGCAGGGCCCGGGGGTTCCCACCCCTCCCTCGGCTCTTCTCAGTCCCCACCTGAAGGCCGTTAGGTACTCCACGTCTCCGATGGGGGGATCCACACCTCCCGTCCATGCCACGTTCACATTGTACCCCACGCCCGGCCCTCCGCCAACCTGGCAGCACGGCGGGGGAGGGGTTACTCTCACTGCCTGGGGATCCCAGACGTTGCCCCGCCCTCAGCCCTGCCTCCAGCCCTCACTCCACTGACCTCTGTTCTGCATGGAGGGGCAGTTGGCTGGCGTGGTCCTCCCACTAGGAGCCCAGACTCCCCAGGTACCAGCACCACCACGGGCCTCCATGGCTCCCTGCCAGGTCCCATTCTGCCAGGTCCCATTCTGCTATCTCCCCGAGGGCCCCACGTTTGAGCCCAGGAGCTGTACCTCTTCAGGAGCCCCAGAGCCCGGAAAGAAGTTCCCGTTGTCATAGCGATGCAGGGAGATGTAGAGCACGGAGGGGTCGTTGTAGAATGCTTGCTGGGTGCCATTGCCGTGGTGAATGTCCTAGTGGGAGGGGGTGGAAGCATCAGGGAAAAGGCCCAGGGTCTGACCCAAAGGTCAAAATTCCGCTTGGCCCACCCCGCCCCTGCGGTGGACTCTGGGGGTGCAGCCCACCACTAGCTACAGGGCATCTGTGTTCTGTTCGCCCCGGAATCACCCCACGCTTTTCTAACCAGGGTCTGCGGGCCGGGACATGGCACTGCACAGAGGAGACACAAAGCCAGGGGACGAATGTGGTGGATCTCCCTGCGAGCCCACTCTGCTCAGCAGGGTGGAGGGAAGCAGTACGGCTAGTCAGGAATTGAAAGCAAACAGACGCATTCTGAAGAAGAACCCAACAGCATGAACTCTGAAGCCCAAGCCGGGCTTCGAAGAGATTAGATCCCTCCTTGCTGAGGCTTGCTCCTCACGGGGGGCGGTAGGGGCCTTTCCCTCTGCTGTGAGAGGCAGGGGCGGAGAAGCACAGCGTGGCAGCAGGAACAGAAATGCCGGGGCCGACAGGCCTGATCTGAAACCCAGTACCAACACCCCAAGCTAAGTAACCTTGGTTGGCTATGTCCCCCAACAGCCCAGTGTCTCTGTTTATCGAAATGAACATCCTACTACTTAGGAAGCAAGGCGGCCACGAAGCAGCACCACGTGTCTGGCACACGGTCAGCCCCCAGTCAAGAGGGGCTCTAGCAACGGCAGGAGCTGTCTCTATCACTCGAGGCAGAAAATCTCCTCGGTTGCTCAAGGCTGCGGGCTGGGGGCCAAGGTGGACCAGGGGCTAAAAGCACTTCGAGTCTCCACTAGTGAGGAGGGGGGCCCCATGGGACTGTGAAGGCTGGGCTAACAGCCCCAGCACGGGCACCTGAGGAAGAGGGCGTGGGGTTGGGGTGGAGGCTTCCTGAAGGCTGAAGGCTGACCCTGGTCCCCCCAGCCCACTGCCTACCCAGTCCACGATGAGAACCTTGCCCACATTCAGTTTCTGCTGCAGGAGTTTGGTTGTGATGGCTACAGAGTTGAAGAAGCAGAATCCCCTGGGGGGGTGAGCGGAGAAGAGGGCAGGTCGTCAGCCTTAGTGGATGTTTGCTCACAGATACACGCGCATCAGCTCTGCTGAGAGGGAGATGGCGTGAGGGCAGTGGGTCTGGGGCAGGGCTGCGGTGGCACTCACATGGCTGTGGACTCCTCCGCGTGGTGTCCTGGGGGCCGGATGATGGCAAAACCATTCTGGAGAGGTACAGACGGAGGGACAGAAACAAGAGGCAGACAGGCGGGCAAGGTGGCCACGAAGTGGGTGGACACAGAAGGAGAGAAGCATAAGCCAGGACGAGAACGTAAGTCATAAGCATCAATCCCACAACCTTTAGGAACGCCAGCCGAGGGCCACGTGACACCCATGAGAGCACAGACGTTAGTGCCTCTCGGTCATTCCCTCTTTACCCCTCACCCCCCCAGCTGGCCTGGAGCTGGTGCCTCCTCCCCACGCCTGCACCTGAGAGTTGAGATTACAGAGGATGGTGCCTTACTGACAGGAAAGCCACGGctgccccccatcccccactccTGAGGCAACAGGACCAAGGCCCCCGCCCACGCTCACCTTGAGCTCCCCCGTCGCCACCTTGAAAGCCAGCTCCACCAGGCAGCCCACCGCCATGCGCACGGCACTGGAGGAGTGCATCTCATTCCACACGGTGTCACTGTCCACCTGCGGGGGCAGGAGAGCAGGCTTCAGCGTGCCCCCTGCAGGGGGAGGGCGAGAATGGGGGTGCAGCTGtggtgggcaggaagggaggggctggagctgggagtaccacccacccatccccacTGGCAGGTGCCCTACTCACCCCGATGCCCCCACAAGGCAGCATGGCGTACATCTTCTGGCTGATGGGGCCTGCTGGGAAGAGGGACAGAGCTACTCTGGAAGTTGCCTCAACTGCCAGGGCCGCAGGTTGGAGCGCGCAGAGGGCGGTAGACTCAGTCACAGAAAAAGAAGGCCAGGCCCCAGCACACGACAGGCCTCCGCAGCCCATGCCAGCTGGGAGATGTCTGTCCCCCgtcctggcgggggcgggggggggggcatccTACCTCTGGGGCAAATGGCAGGGAGTAAAAGGGGCCTGACAGGTTACGGAGAAGGGCAAAGCCCATCACCAGGCCTGACCTGTCACCTCCCATCCTCCTGCACACATCCCACCAGCATGTTGTAGTCTGTGTGAATGGCGCCCTCTGGAGGCGTGCAGTGTAGCAACTGCGCCCACGGGAACCCAACTGCCTGCCCCAGTGGTGGTCTCGCTGACGGCCCCCCCACAACCGGGGCAGGAGACCTGGCCTGGCCCACGCCCCCCAGCGGCCGGGGCCAGCTCACCGAGCAGCTTCTTGCTGTCCAGCTTCTGTCGGTTGAGGGGGCTGGTCCCATAGAGCAGGGTGTGGTATTCGGAGTGCACCGTCTGGATCTCGTCCAGCGTGGCTTTGCGACCCCGGATCCGCTGCCAGGGGAGAGCAGGAAGAGAGGCCGGCGAGACGGATGGCACCGCAGGCCCAGCTCCCCCGAGGCCCAGCCCCTCTCTCGGCCCCACAGCCTGGGGCACAGGGAGCCACTTTCTAGCCTCCGGAGATCCAAAGGTTGTTGAGAAAGTATGCCCCGGTCCCCCAGTCCGGGACCCTCCCCCATTCAGCTGGGGACCGTGGGGGAACAGGCTACGAGGGATGGAACTGGGAGGTGCCTGGGGGGCCTGGCCCTGAAGTCAGGGGTTGAAGAGAGAATGAGGAGGAGACCCAGACAGAGGCTTCCCCGATAGGGGAAACACAAAGGCTTTCGCTGGGTTTGAGGtggaggctggaaggaggggCTCCCTTACCTCACACTTGCTGAGCAGGCCTGTCTCCTGCAGCCGAGACCAGATGCTCTGGATCCGGCCAGCGTGCTCGGGGTGCACGTGTGTGTTGCCACACATGCACTGGTGCTTCAGCATGAACGTGTCGTAGACCACACCTGGGCCAGAGCCACACCTGTCAGCCAGCACCGCTCTGGGCCGTGTGACAGCCTGGCCCCCGCCATCCACAGCAGAGCTCACTGAGCTttcccccagcccaccctggTGCCAGCACCTCCTCACAGGCAGCCCCGCTGCCCTCCCACACACCTGCCCCTCTTCTTTTCATGAAATTCCTTTCCCCCATCACCGCCTGTCAAAAGCCTCCCTGCTCCTCAAGCCTCCAGCAGGCCGCCCTTGACACCCCCATCGGTTTTGACCTCAGGGCAcatcctcctttccccttcctgtcGCAGCCCCTGTGTGCCGCCCCTCTACCCCCCGACACACCCCGCTGGTGAGTCGGGACCGTCCTCAAGCCATCTGTGCCccctcagagcccagcacagggcaGTTTCACGTGGAAGAGCCTTTTGGAATGGACTGAGGCCTCACGTTTAACCTCACAGGGCAGCGAGGGAGCTAGAAGAGCAGGACCAAACTGAGACAGTGGGCTCCCTCCAGCTAGGCCTCCAGGGCTCGTGTGGCGAGGGCGCAAAACTGGTGGTCCCTCAGCAGTGATGGGGTGGGCCCCTGAAAGAAGATGCTGCCCCAGCGGGTAGGGACACTCACCACCCTCCCACTGAGGCAGAGGATGCCACCACTACCACAGGTGGCTGTGGTGCAGAGGGAGGGAGCCAAGGCCTGTTTTCCCTCCCTTCGGGATGCTCTGAGGGGCCCTGGCCATCtctccagggcaggggctgtaTCTTATCTCTTCACGATGCCCAAGGCTGGATGCCATGCACAGGCCCCCTGGCACATGATGTGAGGACAGCTCGTGCGGGCGCGGGGCTCACCTGTGGTGAAGAGGTGCTTGGTGGGCTGGTCCGGGGGGCTCTTCACGCCCCCAGGGGCAGCAGGTGAGGACTGGGTGCGGCCCAGGGCCTGATGAGGCACAGTGGCCAGGCTGAGGGGCGCCTGGTACACCTGCAGCGGCTGCAGCTGCTGGGCATCTGCAAACACCTGGGAAGGAGGAGAGTGGGAGGAAGCCTGGGTGAGGCTTAGTCTGAAATGGAAGTGAGGACAGGTGGCctcccagggggtggggggcctgAATCCAGCCCTTCTCTTCTGTAtcgcctcctccccccaccctcctccctccagggaCAGGAGACACTCCAGCCTTAGCCATCTTCATCTCCATCTCcgaggagatggggagagatggggggggGGGACGTGATGAGTCATGCTACCGGAGTAGCATTGAGGTAAGAGGCTGGGAGGGACGGGGGTGTGAGGGGGGGCTGGATGAGTCAGGCCCGGAGGGCTCAGCCGTGTCCGCAATGAATGGAGTGCGTGCTAGGCACCAGGGCAGACTGTAGTAACAGCGGGGGCGCGTGTGTACACACGCACGCGGAGACCGACGCACAACCGGCCCTACGCAGGCAGAAACGCAGATATACAAAGAGCACgtgcacgtgcgcgcgcgcgcgcgcgcgcgcacacacacacacacacacacacacaagcagacaGGCGGGGGCAGTCACAGAcgcagggaggggctggcagaCGGAGCACAGACAGCTCTGAGACTGACACAAGCAGCTCCCTCCCTTCCACAGCCCCTTGTCTCTTTCCTGCTCCCCTTTCACTCTTAAAAAGTTGTTCCTGCACAGCCTGGAAACTGcagactggggagagggaagggcaaaGGTGGAAAGATAGCGAGGAGGACAGAGGGGTGGTGATCAAGGGCTGGGGCGGAGGGGGCACCTTTTTGTAACCAGCACTGGACTCCTCCAAGTCGGGCCCCTCCTCAGCACCACTCTCGCCCTCCTCATCCTTGACCTGGATgcagtcctcctcctcctcctcctcctcctcctcctcctcttcctcctcttcctcctcctcttcctcctcctccaggtcttCCTGTGTGCTCTCACTCTCCGTGGAGCCTTCTCGGGGTATGGTCAGGGCTCCCTCCCCCAGGAAAGCCTCCTGCTGCTCTGTcagctcctcctctgtctcctcgGGGTGGGTGGTGGGCTGCCTCGGCAGCTCCCCAGTCTTGGTGAGGATCTAGGAGCAGGGCAAGGAGGCACATCGGCTGGGAGGGGGCGCAGCTGTGCAGCCTGTGGCCCAGGAggttctctccttccctcctctctccctggcaGGCAGCCGCCCAGCCTCGTACAGACCTTTGATGTGCATTAGAAAAAGGCAAGGCGGCTCCTCTGATGCAGCCTGGGGAGTGGCCTGGGTGGCCTCCCTCTAGCGGCCCGGCCCGGAACCCTCTGTGTCCTGACCCCGCACGGCCCTGGATGTTTGCTTCTCCCGGCTCACCTTGCCCAGCTgttgctgcttctgcttctctaggaactgctggtgctgctgctgcatgacCAGCTgctgcagggcctgggggctCTGGGGCAGCGGCGAGGACTGAGTGCGGCTCAGGGGCCGGTGCCGAGGGAGCTTGCCCACCGTCCGCATGCTGGTGGCCACGCGCTCACCCGTCACCAGCGGGGACTGCCCGTGGAGCGGCACTGTGGAGGCAGTGGGCAGAGGGAAGTAACCATCACTGTCAGGGCACCAggctcccactcccaccccgagACTCTCCCCCTTCTGGAACAGCGCCGCCTCCAGAAGGTTTTTCCTCGCAGGAAAAACCTGCGAGGGGCCTGGAGCACCCTGCCCCCAAACCTGAGCCccattcttcctcctccccacaacGGAACAGTCTCGCAGCTCAGAGCCACCACCTCCAGCAAAACTTCCTGGATTCACTTACGAGCACGTATAGTCTCGGGCCCTC
Protein-coding regions in this window:
- the HDAC5 gene encoding histone deacetylase 5 isoform X1 produces the protein MLLVPKAQGLVEMLQTIYETESCFSADGMPGREPSLEILPRTPLHGLPVAVEVKPVPPGAMPSSMGGGGGGSPSPVELRGALAGPVDPALREQQLQQELLALKQQQQLQKQLLFAEFQKQHDHLTRQHEVQLQKHLKQQQEMLAAKRQQELEQQRQREQQRQEELEKQRLEQQLLVLRNKEKSKESAIASTEVKLRLQEFLLSKSKEPPPGGLNHSLPQHPKCWGAHHASLDQSSPPQSGPPGTPPSYKLPLLGPYDSRDDFPLRKTASEPNLKVRSRLKQKVAERRSSPLLRRKDGTVISTFKKRAVEITGAGPGAAAVCNSAPGSGPSSPNSSHSTIAENGFTGSVPNIPTEMLPQHRALPLDSSPNQFSLYTSPSLPNISLGLQATVTVTNSHLTASPKLSTQQEAERQALQSLRQGGALTGKFMSTSSIPGCLLGVALEGDTSPHGHASLLQHVLLLEQARQQSALIAVPLHGQSPLVTGERVATSMRTVGKLPRHRPLSRTQSSPLPQSPQALQQLVMQQQHQQFLEKQKQQQLGKILTKTGELPRQPTTHPEETEEELTEQQEAFLGEGALTIPREGSTESESTQEDLEEEEEEEEEEEEEEEEEEEEEEDCIQVKDEEGESGAEEGPDLEESSAGYKKVFADAQQLQPLQVYQAPLSLATVPHQALGRTQSSPAAPGGVKSPPDQPTKHLFTTGVVYDTFMLKHQCMCGNTHVHPEHAGRIQSIWSRLQETGLLSKCERIRGRKATLDEIQTVHSEYHTLLYGTSPLNRQKLDSKKLLGPISQKMYAMLPCGGIGVDSDTVWNEMHSSSAVRMAVGCLVELAFKVATGELKNGFAIIRPPGHHAEESTAMGFCFFNSVAITTKLLQQKLNVGKVLIVDWDIHHGNGTQQAFYNDPSVLYISLHRYDNGNFFPGSGAPEEVGGGPGVGYNVNVAWTGGVDPPIGDVEYLTAFRTVVMPIAHEFSPDVVLVSAGFDAVEGHLSPLGGYSVTARCFGHLTRQLMTLAGGRVVLALEGGHDLTAICDASEACVSALLSVELQPLDEAVLQQKPSVNAVATLEKVIEIQSKHWSCVQRFAAGLGRSLREAQAGETEEAETVSAMALLSVGAEQAQAAAGREHSPRPAEEPMEQEPAL
- the HDAC5 gene encoding histone deacetylase 5 isoform X2, with protein sequence MNSPTESDGMPGREPSLEILPRTPLHGLPVAVEVKPVPPGAMPSSMGGGGGGSPSPVELRGALAGPVDPALREQQLQQELLALKQQQQLQKQLLFAEFQKQHDHLTRQHEVQLQKHLKQQQEMLAAKRQQELEQQRQREQQRQEELEKQRLEQQLLVLRNKEKSKESAIASTEVKLRLQEFLLSKSKEPPPGGLNHSLPQHPKCWGAHHASLDQSSPPQSGPPGTPPSYKLPLLGPYDSRDDFPLRKTASEPNLKVRSRLKQKVAERRSSPLLRRKDGTVISTFKKRAVEITGAGPGAAAVCNSAPGSGPSSPNSSHSTIAENGFTGSVPNIPTEMLPQHRALPLDSSPNQFSLYTSPSLPNISLGLQATVTVTNSHLTASPKLSTQQEAERQALQSLRQGGALTGKFMSTSSIPGCLLGVALEGDTSPHGHASLLQHVLLLEQARQQSALIAVPLHGQSPLVTGERVATSMRTVGKLPRHRPLSRTQSSPLPQSPQALQQLVMQQQHQQFLEKQKQQQLGKILTKTGELPRQPTTHPEETEEELTEQQEAFLGEGALTIPREGSTESESTQEDLEEEEEEEEEEEEEEEEEEEEEEDCIQVKDEEGESGAEEGPDLEESSAGYKKVFADAQQLQPLQVYQAPLSLATVPHQALGRTQSSPAAPGGVKSPPDQPTKHLFTTGVVYDTFMLKHQCMCGNTHVHPEHAGRIQSIWSRLQETGLLSKCERIRGRKATLDEIQTVHSEYHTLLYGTSPLNRQKLDSKKLLGPISQKMYAMLPCGGIGVDSDTVWNEMHSSSAVRMAVGCLVELAFKVATGELKNGFAIIRPPGHHAEESTAMGFCFFNSVAITTKLLQQKLNVGKVLIVDWDIHHGNGTQQAFYNDPSVLYISLHRYDNGNFFPGSGAPEEVGGGPGVGYNVNVAWTGGVDPPIGDVEYLTAFRTVVMPIAHEFSPDVVLVSAGFDAVEGHLSPLGGYSVTARCFGHLTRQLMTLAGGRVVLALEGGHDLTAICDASEACVSALLSVELQPLDEAVLQQKPSVNAVATLEKVIEIQSKHWSCVQRFAAGLGRSLREAQAGETEEAETVSAMALLSVGAEQAQAAAGREHSPRPAEEPMEQEPAL